CACCCACAGGCTGCCATCGGGGCGCTCGATGATGCCGCTCACGCTGCGGAACGATTCGTCACCGTCGGCGACGAGTGGACGAAAGCGCTCGCCGTCATGGAAGGCCAGTCCGAACTGGCCGCCGACCCACACATACTGGCGTCCGGCGGCCAGGGCGGCGACGACCCCCAGCCTGAGCCCGTCATCCTCGGTGAACCGACGGACCTCTTCGCCGTCGACCCGCGTGATGATGCCCCGCTGATGGCCCAGCCATACCCGCCCGCGACCATCGGTCATCGCGCTGTGGATGCTCTCACCGTCCAAGTCACCCAGCCGTTCCTCCACCGAGCGCCAATGGCCATCCCTCCACTGCCTCAGTCCACCGGTCGTCAGGGACACCCAGAGCGTGCCATGACGATCGCGAGTCATGGCCTGCACCTGCGCGAGCGGATCCGGCAGTGGCGTGACGTGACTCGGGCCGCCGTCCTTCACCCGCCACAGGCCGTTGTCCGCTCCCAGCCAGACCACGCCCTCTTCGTCGCGGTAGGCGGAGCGGACCGGGGAACCGAGCTGCTCGAACGAGACCTCGCCGTCGCGCAAGCGCATCAGCGGACGGTTGCTGGTACCCGCCCAGATCTCGCCGGCACTTCCCGCGACCAGGGCGAAATCGTGCGAACCGCGCGGGAACTCCGCCAGCACCATCGAGCTGGTGCGGAAGCGATCGAGCCCGCCGCTGGTGCCCATCCAGACATTGCCCTCGCGATCCTCGATCACTGGCCACGCGTAATCCGCGCTCAGGCCGTCCTGCTCGGTGAACGACTCCACCGCCCCACCCACCGCCGCCGCGTCGCCGGCCGACAATCGTTCGGGATGGGGGATTCGGCGGACCCCATCACCCAGGGTGGTGAGCCACAGGCTCCCGTCGCGGGCGAACAGCATGCCCGCCGACTCCACATGCAGGGTGGGTGGATTCTCTGTCTGTCCATGGCCGGGCACCGGAATCGGCCGCACGTCACCGCCCGATTCCGTCATCCAGATCCTTCCATCCGGCGCTTGCCTCAACTGGAGCACCCACCCCACGTTGGCGCCCGTGGGAACGAACCTGTGCGCGCCGCGCGGCAGATACAACAGGGTCTTCTCGGTGGCGGCCCACAGCGTGCCGTCCCGGTCCACGAACAGGTACCGGGACTTGCTGCCCGGGTACCCCCAGGATTCTCCGACCTGTTCCCAGCGCGTGCCGGACAGACGGAACAGTCCTCCACGCGTTTCGGAGGCCCAGACGTTGCCGTCCCCATCCGTGGCGAAGGCGGAAACCGACCTGGTCGGTGCGCCCTCGGTGCCACGATACCGGGTCAATCGTCCCTCTTTCAGGAACGCGACGCCGCCGAGCTGGAAGCCGATCCACAGCCCACCGCCGGGCGGGGCGTACAAGGTCTGGATGCTGGAGAAGGGATCTCCCGAGGGTGGCTCGAACCGCTCGAAGCGGATGCCCTCGAACCGGTACAACGAAGCGGCCGCGGCGAGCCACAGATACCCGTCTTCCGTCTGGGCGATCGCGGAGATCTGGCCGGGAACTCCTTCCTTGATCGTCCACCGGGTGTGGTGGAACTGCGAGAGGCGTCGGTCCTGACTGAACGCCCGCGCCGTGTCCGCCAAGAACGGAAGCACCGCGACGAGCCCGAGGAACAGCGCCTGCTGCCAGAACCTGATGGCTCCCCTGCGCCTCGTCCCCACCATCGGTATCCTACACCTCAACGGATACGAGCCGCCGCCGCCGCGCGGCCATGCTCAGATATCGATGATTCCCCGCTTCAGCGCAACGACCACCGCATGCGTCCTGTCCTTGGCACCGAGCTTGGTCAGGACGTTCTTCATGTGGGTCTTGACCGTCTCCTCGGAGATGCCCATCCGGGCGGCGACTTCCTTGTTGGCGCTGCCGCTGGCAACGAGGCGCAGGACATCACATTCCCGTGCCGTCAATTCGTCGTCCGCCACGTGCTCGGCCATCTCGGTGGCGATGTCCGCGGCGATGCGGCGCCGTCCCGCATGCACGCTGCGGATGGTGTCCACCAGCTCCTTGCGCAACATGCTCTTGAGCAGATATCCGGATGCGCCAGCCTTGATGGCGCGCAACGCCTGCATGTCGCCCTTGTAGGTCGTCAGGACGATGATTTTCGCGGTGGGGAACTCGGTGCGGATCGCCGTGATCGCATCGATGCCATTCATCGTGGGCATCTGCACGTCCATCAGCGTGATGTCTGGCAGATGGTTGCGGAAGGCTTGCAGGGCCTGCTCTCCATTCTCCGCCTCGGCGACCAGCATCATGTCCGATTGTCCGGCGATCATGCTGCTGAGCCCCTCGCGCAGCAGCGGATGGTCGTCGACAATCAGGATGCGAATGGGCGGGTTCGTGGAGCTCATCGCTCAGTGCCCTCCGCCGGGCGACCGGCGCGGTCCATGCCGCCCCGCGAGGCCGTTCCACCTGGAATCATCGCTCTTCGTCGTGGAAGCATCGGCTTCGTCCTGTTGGGGTCGACCAGCGAACGACCGCTGGATACCCGTCATCGCCCTCGTTGGAATCCCCCGAAATGGGGAGGCTGGGCTCCCTTATCTCAGATACAATCGCGCTGCACCAGGGGGGTAATATGGACCGGTGCAACGCCTCTTCTCCATGTTTCCCGAAGGTGGCCCCGGGGTCGGACTGCT
The DNA window shown above is from Cystobacter fuscus DSM 2262 and carries:
- a CDS encoding response regulator, producing the protein MSSTNPPIRILIVDDHPLLREGLSSMIAGQSDMMLVAEAENGEQALQAFRNHLPDITLMDVQMPTMNGIDAITAIRTEFPTAKIIVLTTYKGDMQALRAIKAGASGYLLKSMLRKELVDTIRSVHAGRRRIAADIATEMAEHVADDELTARECDVLRLVASGSANKEVAARMGISEETVKTHMKNVLTKLGAKDRTHAVVVALKRGIIDI
- a CDS encoding sensor histidine kinase encodes the protein MVGTRRRGAIRFWQQALFLGLVAVLPFLADTARAFSQDRRLSQFHHTRWTIKEGVPGQISAIAQTEDGYLWLAAAASLYRFEGIRFERFEPPSGDPFSSIQTLYAPPGGGLWIGFQLGGVAFLKEGRLTRYRGTEGAPTRSVSAFATDGDGNVWASETRGGLFRLSGTRWEQVGESWGYPGSKSRYLFVDRDGTLWAATEKTLLYLPRGAHRFVPTGANVGWVLQLRQAPDGRIWMTESGGDVRPIPVPGHGQTENPPTLHVESAGMLFARDGSLWLTTLGDGVRRIPHPERLSAGDAAAVGGAVESFTEQDGLSADYAWPVIEDREGNVWMGTSGGLDRFRTSSMVLAEFPRGSHDFALVAGSAGEIWAGTSNRPLMRLRDGEVSFEQLGSPVRSAYRDEEGVVWLGADNGLWRVKDGGPSHVTPLPDPLAQVQAMTRDRHGTLWVSLTTGGLRQWRDGHWRSVEERLGDLDGESIHSAMTDGRGRVWLGHQRGIITRVDGEEVRRFTEDDGLRLGVVAALAAGRQYVWVGGQFGLAFHDGERFRPLVADGDESFRSVSGIIERPDGSLWVHSVPGVFHIPAGEVRRAVGDPGHRVRYELFDFLDGLPARPTLLRPLPTAVAGDDGRLWFATSNGVVWIDPERIARNPLPPPVSILSVKADDRRYAPTSDVTLPIHPANLEIDYAALSLSIPERVSFRYRMEGVDEHWRDVGTRRTAYYGNLAPGRYRFHVIASNNDGVWNERGASLELVIPPAVHQSWWFRTLCVAAGLLLLWLLYLLRLRQLTAKMRGRLEERHAERERIARELHDTLLQSVQGLVLRLQAVAEQLPEHEPARQAMEKALDRADEVLAEGRDRVMDLRSSAHEGRDLSDALAQVGEELAENFPMSFRLLVEGVPRELNATVQVELFLIGREALINAFQHSGGTAVEAEFHYDSDELRVRLRDDGAGVAPEILEMGGRPGHWGIAGMHERAARIGATLQVWSRTDAGTEVELKVPAAIVYRRRPKAAWWSRLKDAARLGRGR